TGACCTAATCACATATTCAATCTAATaaaacaacacaaataatccTCTAACAAATATTAAGCCAAATCTAAAACAACACAAATTTCTCTAACACATATCAATCAGTTTAATGAAACTCACTACATAAGCATTTTTGTTTGTCACATCAGTCGTATTTATTAATGGGTTCGGgtatttttttttccataatcagaaataattataataattattgattcTTTTGGTTTAAGTAGATTAAAACgtatgttattttaatattataaatgaaggagatatataatttataaatagaaaaaaaagtgttatttaaataaagagaacgtatattttataaataaaaaaaatattgtttaagaGATAATACTCAGTTTGTTTGTTAAATTTGCATGCAaacttcaatttaattttaaaattttaattatttttatttaattttcaaattttataaacatGACTCACATTAATTTTGGACAATCTTGAGACACACAAATATTAATGGAGTGCGATAAAAATAGTCAGAAATCTTGTTAAAactaaataattcaaaaataacgTTGTATCATTTATTTTAAGaacaaaatttcaataaaaaatcacttaaaatattatttttggactATTTGAATATTCCAGAATTGTCACCACCATAATATTTGATTATTCACATCACCGTTTCGTTTAAGACAAACATGAGtcatattcaaaaaatttaaaaaataaataaaaataataaaacttcaaaaactaaactaaaacttacCCGTAAAATGAATATTATCTCTGTCATTTAAATTGTTACAGAAGAAAGAgtcattttctctaaaatttaaagataataaCGTGATCTCAGCAATAGAAAgtacaataatatatatttgaaaaaacTGGGTATCTCTGAGTTTGGGTGTCTGAAATtcctattttgttttccttttatcCATCGAAAGTGTTTAGGACCGAAAACTGAGGCTTGTATAGAGATCAGAGGGTAACACAAAAGCAGCGCTAAAAGACAAGGGCTTCGAGGAAGAGTAGGGTCTGGCTTAGTATTTATTATCTCTTGTTTCTTCATAAGACATTCACACTTTCTTCAATTCTCTCTCCCTCCTATTACTAACTCTCTCTCCAACACCTCCTTCATTAGGAAAGAGAGAAgctaaagaaagaaacaaaacaaaagcaAACATTTATTGTACTTGAATTAGTAGTGTTCAATGAAGAGTGAAGACGAGCGCGTTCTCATAATCGTCAAAAGTTCACCAACTACAAGTATGTCAgcgtcatcatcatcttcttcttcttcttgtgctTCTTTCTCTCTAGCTAGCAGTGGTGAGCCTTTGTCAACAGCTCTAAGCTTGAAGGCACCAATGGTTAGGCCTTATGTCAGATCCAGAATGCCTCGAATTTGTTGGACACCAGATCTCCACCGTTGCTTCCTGCATGCAATCCAACGGCTTGGAGGAGTTGATAGTAAGCGCTCTCATCTTCATGATTATTTCTTTCTGTAATCCTGTTTTGAGATAGATATCAAAACACGGCTCTGTACATACATGATGATgtcaacattattattattattattattattattatcattccaTTCTTCCTTtgctcttaattaattaattaattccttCTACTGATTTTCTGGTAACGAATTAAATTACTTATATTATACGCAGGGGCGACGCCAAAGATGGTTATGCAGCTAATGAATGTTAAGGGGGTTACCATATCTCATGTTAAAAGCCACCTACAGGTAGGTATCTTCCATTATTTTAggcgtacactaaaatcagctattaaaGTCTGTCACTAGTATAACGAATAACATTTATTTGAATTTAGTTATGCAACATGCATAAATAGTTAATTTGAAGTTAGAAGTAAATTGAATCTGTATGTATTGACAGATGTACAGGAGCGTGAAGCAGGAAGAGATGAAACAAGGTATATAAATCGCACTACTACTGTGGCATGCCATGAGTGAGTTAATTAATAGAGATCTCTAATTCAAGAAAATAACTAGCCGTATAGGGCATTAGACATATTGTTTGGTACAATTCAGGAAATTACATATATTTATCATAAGCAGAGGTATATATAGTGGCGTCACCATAACCGATAATTATTTTGATTCCCCTTTTCCGTCACCAAAGAAAATCAAACCTACGTTAcgtaaaaaatattctattattcTTTCTTCAATTCTTCCACATCTTCCAAATTTTATTAGTCCTGGAAAAATTTTGCTAAATGAATTATTAATTATCTTAACTAATATACatgattcaattaattaattaacagccgaaaggaagaagaaaataacgGCATCAAAAGAATTGCTGCTGCTTTCTTCATTGTCGTCACCAAGCATTAAACCATTAAGGTGGACCGGTCAACAGAGTCTTCTGCAAGGGAGCTATGGAATTAGTTATTATACCGAAGAATTTGCTCGCACCAGACTCCAAGATCTTTGGTATTTCTAATTTTaggaatattttttaattcacaTCTGgccctaaaattaaaaataaagttgaaCAATATATAATTTCGTTACAAGTTTAGCAATATGTTATGCAAACAGGAATGAGCAGCAGCAGCAAGAGTCTCAGAATTATGCAAAGCTAGGGAGTAAGCAGTCTACTATAGTTTGTAAGGAGAATGATGAACAGAAGACTCACACTTACATCATTTTCCGAGATATTCTCACACCCCACACTGCCCAAGTAATAATCCCTTCTCCTCCTACTCCTCAGTTTTTCATCTACAATAATGATTTTGGAAGAAAATTCAGctttttaattagttttctttTACACAACTCCTTCAAATTTTAAATGCATGCGTAATGtcacaaaataaaatatacatataattattcatgcatttttttctattaatttaaatttaaaaaattataatttagtatcaaaacttttatgatataaaaatttagaattttattattatttaatataataaattatatattatgttaaaTATATAAGCATTCATGTAACTGTCTACCTCTTTTTATcggtttaaatttttagaaaaaaaactcatctcaattatattatttactattattattatatattataatgataattatatactttgttattaaaaagatttttatcGAACCAACGAGTTATAAGTTAAATGACATAGTTTTGTCTTCTTCACCTAGAGATTTTATATTCGAGTCTCACTTACCgacaattatataattatcactaaaatttattaataacaaaacgtaagaaaattaatatataattatcgaTGAATATGTTAACATCTATTTTTATtgtctctaaaaataaaataaggcgCCGCTAATTTTTTAGTAGTCACGTTATTTTCATAAAAGGATAATACTTGTTTCGATAgataataataatgatttatTTCTTACAATAAACAACTATTACCGTAGTATTAATTGCAAAAGTGTTTACCAGAAGAAGGTAAAAGTGTTTCTTTGTTCACTCATTCCTTAAACCATCCTCTAATGGCACATAATGATTAAAGTCAACTCATTATTAATTAgacaaacaagaaatataaactcaaatagaaaattacttctattaaaaaattaacttgtaAAACTCTGATTAATTCTCATAaagtttaataattattattatgattactgCCTATAAGTTTGCTATAAATAAGATACGCATATATTGAATATATATAAAATCATTGTTCGTTGATAGAGTTCCttgtaaaaatatatgatttgatgttatatatataaaatatttttcagggGAACAATAAGGATGGTGGGGGTAGAAAGGTGTCATCATCAGAAGAGATTGGTACAAGTAGCAGATTCGAAGATAGAAGCGAGAAAGGAAAGAGAGTGAGAGTGTGTGATGAAGGAAAAAACAACATGGCGTCTCTGTCACAGATGATGAGTCCAGTTAGGAATGATATCTCCCTTGAGCTCAAGCTTTCTTTATCACATCATCATCATATGCCATAGGCCCCATGAGGGGCCACCCCAGAACAAATTAATATACATTAATGTTACCTTTCTGAATTCTCATCTGTTCCCCCTTCTGCTGCAACTAGAGTATATGTCGCACTATATATGCAGTAATGTGATGGACTTAACTAGTATTTTATTAGTAATTAACTATATTTGCTAGCTGCTTCATTATTTCGTCTGATCTAAATTATATATTGGGATGTAATAGCTACGGTCAATTTGGAAAATAAAACATGAAACATTTGTGAAAAAATTGTGaggaaaattatatatttttatttttttaagtaaataataaatattggactATCAAATTAGTTTGGATTTTGATTTTGCAAACCTGATTACATTCAGATCGTATGTAGTGGTGGCATGTATGAAAATGTAGGTATTGGTATCGAAGATGGATGACATGCAATTAACGTGGGACAACGGCAAAATTGAAGGCATAACGAACATACATAGCCAGTGGCTCCTGAATTCTGAGTGTTGTGCTATTATATATACATAGATAGGAGATTAGGAGTTGAAGAGCGAGCAAACATCTGATTAGTGATTAATTAGTAGTTAATTGATGAGTATGGTAATCATGATTTCCAAGTTGCTTTTGGTAGCTTTTATTGCTACAATAACATCATGTACCACACTCTTGCAGGCTACTACTCATGGATCTCCCCACCAGAGGCCATATCGCCTCTTGCAGGCCTACGGTGGCGGATACGCCGGTGGTTCTGGTGCCGGAATGGGAGGCGCTGGAGGATTTGGAGGCggttctggtggtggtggtggtggtgtcaTCATAGGAGGTGGATATGGTGGCGGCAATGGAGGTGGAAATAATAATGGAGGCTATGGTGGCGGCGGCGGTGGTGCTggatatggtggtggtggtggtggtgctggatacggtggtggtggtgctggATACGGTGGTGGAATAGGAGGGTTTGGTGGCGGATTAGGCAGTGGTTTTGGTGGGGGCATTGGTGGACACGTTGTCAATGGGCTGCGACCATGACTTGGAAACTCCACGCTACATacaatttctttcttctttttttgtgggctttttttctcttttttttttgtttcttaatgTTTTGTGCTTATAATtttcaaaggaaaaaaaatcttCTAAAGTAGTAATATTTATTAAGGTGATAATACAAACTTGAGAAGATTCGAATCCTTTTTAAAGAGATCTAAATTTATTTAGAGTCTTTGATAATAAATTATGTAGGGACAGATGTTGTTAACATTTAGAAATAAATCTATACTTttattatcataattaaataataaaaatttcaacaaaattattagttttattattgttgtgcattttattttattttattttatttgaatttactttctatttaattattatagtcaatgaaataaaaataaaaaaaatcaatagtaATATAATGCTTAATTATctgtattttattcaatttttattaggACTATTGAtactttaaaattaaactttttattatttttattgttatatattaATCTCAACAATGTTAATGAACCAAAGaaataaatatctaataattaatttattaattcactTAAAcaaatgtgaattttttttttattttatgtatgtaataatttattagctaacaataaattttaataaatagaaTTTAGATCTGTGAGGAAGATTTGAGAGATAgtgtaaaaacaaaaaataaaaaaaggatagtGCTAGAGAGCTAATGACCTAagtgtataatgtgtacaatggattAAATCTTTGGTCcataaataaaatgaacatcatccacactatccagaataaccatgtCATAaacccactcatcccaaaagcgtaacctgacaggacaatgtaacactaatggtcatatctctaatacttcctaaacttccattatacacattgtacgcttagactATTGGCtttctatacttttccataaaaAAATACATCCTAGAGGTTGTTAGGAAATAAACTCTTTGCCtttaaggggaaaaaaaaaactaatacaaTAAGAAAAAAGTATCCTATAAATGAGGAGGtaaaaactagaaaaatgaaaagaaatgtaAAAAGTAGTTAAAATTTTGATGCAATCCCTTGGCTTGTTTACATACGGTgaagaaatagaatgaaaaaaaagtcaaatataAAATGTAAATTTATGAAATATACCAAAATGGCAAAATTGTCTTCAACTCTTCATGAATGTAAACATAAAATGGCCTTAACCCGTCTGCTTTAGAACACATTGGTACGCTCATCACTTACGAAAACTAACCAATCCCATAGTTATTGATAATTGCAAAATTTGAGCATCATCATTCATCCGCAACCCcttatgataattaattaattagagatTAGAGGACATTATTCTCATTATTCTTAAATCTTAACTCCACTTGCAATTGCTAAGGCGGTCTAATATCAAGATAAAAATGGAAGACTACTGGAACTTTCCTAACAACCTCATCTCCTTGCATTTCATGTGGCACTGACACCTTAGTTTGCATAAGTTGGAAAACTcacaaattaatatatatttcacCCAATTCTAATATTCGAAAATAGTAGTGCACTATTTAGAAAGTGGCACATGAAATGAGGTCATGCTAAATtggtaattgaaaaaaaaaaacacacacacatattatatatatattaaattggtaattaaaaaaaaaaacacacacacacatattatatatatatatatatatatatatatatatatatatatacgatattttataatttaacaaataaaaaattaattatcacaaattaaaattttatttaaaaatttattattaatcaataaattaatgtatatataatataaaatttaaatcttttgacATTCACTTAAATAAcgaataaaattaattacttcaTCAATTCAAATTGATTGCATCACATATATTTAATTATCGTAATTAGAGAACATAAGATCgactaatcaatttttttttcaaatactaACATATTTAATTTGTCTAAACATTTTCAACAGCATAAACTAATAATTTGAAAGTTTACTTAAAATAATCaccaaaaaataatgaaaattgcaTTCGCATCAACTagttaattatatctttttatagTATATGTTTTTCTCTCAAGAGTCTAGTCACATGTACAAATCTCATTACCGACTTGTTATTTTattatacaaaataataaataaatcctTGATTTTTTTACtcgtaaatatttaaatttttaaaaatttaaaaatatatttaaattttttattttttaaaatttgaatatattgaTTTCTGagtttaatttattctattttaaaaatttttcttacaTTTATATTTGTATATCAATTAGATCAGTTCAACATAAATcacgtttaatttttttattgaatataaataaaaagatcgcagtgtctaaattttaataaaatcaataatttatatatttttttaatttttaaaaaaatacctataaattaaaaattaaaaatttattttttttcttttattatttactaCTCCCGCCTTGGGTAGTTGAAAGAGTGAAACGGCACTTAATCACTTATACCGCGTGTGAAGGAGATATACATATAGAACCTCATTATATTGAATTATGTCCTGGAATATATATTATTTCGGGTGAAAACATATATAAGTTTCATATTataaaagagaaataataaataattaatatttttatatatttatcttatatttcaggtaatattaatttctttttacactaaaaatattgaaaacaatactttttttgggacaaaaaaattgaaaacaatactAAATGACTAATGATAAACACTGTTATTGAAGGATAAAAGAAAGATCCAATTAAAATTTGTCATAAGTTGAGAATAGCTGTCAGATAAAACTAATCGATCAAATAAATTaatcacttaatttttttttttaaaattagtgacaCCAATATGTATGcgtatacaaatatttttttccgTTGATTATCATATGggtttatatatatatccttacacCTGgaagaaaattttataaaattgatcaGAAGCAGAAGTGGGAGTAGCTGGACGTTAATTTAATTGCTCATAGATATCTTATTATAAATTCATTAAGATTTatctatcataaaaaaattcagaaGAATTTGATAAACAATATTCTCTTACCATTATAAGTAAGATCTTTGAAGGATCATTAACCTGAAACAGCTTTTAAAAATGTTACATATGCTGctcctaattgattttttttttttttggagattaAAAAACTTTGTACATAATACATACTCTTTTagcttttttaattaaaatgcGTCAAATTTTAGAACACTAGGAAGCATTTGCATAAAACACAATGATCTTGAGACACATGATAAGAGCTATATACACTCCATATGCAGATACTTCAATCTGCTCTCCAAATAAACAATTAATCAGGTCTCTTGAAgtctttattattcttttaattctttaCCAGGAAATGTTTGACTTTTGTTTTGCTTGATTTCGGGAAGAAAATTATATAGTGAGGTTTCCATGCAGACGCCTAAAAATTATACTGACAATAGTTATGAATTGGTACATATTAAACTAAAGAAATTAAAACTAACTATTATTGAAACGAAATGATTTTCTCTATATATagtgtctatatatatattttgtatgacATTGACTACAATACTGAAAATTTTAttgacaaaatttaaaatagCAACGATTCATCACATGCTTGATTAAAGTGGTATACAATAAATATTAGGAATAATaagtactttttctttgtttaattaatGCAAAGATATATAAAGATTTATCAAAAGATTTGGTGCTTGTTGGTAGATTGCCACTATCGATCAAACCAACAAGCCAAGCTGTCTTAAACTTTTGGTATCAATGATGAAATTGCAGTAGTCCTACAAGTGGGATTTGCTTGTAGTTCGTTAGGCACAATTATTTCAAGTGTTCAAGCTAAGCCATTGCAAAACCAAACAGAAAAGCCTTTCATTATTACActtttaacaatttatttatatgaattcatgtttagaaaaaaagaaataaattatagAGTGTGAAAATTATCCGAAAATGCAACAATAATGGAAGGgaagacaataaaaaatattggttTTTATACAGGAATATGTAATGACGattataaatcaaataataaactTTGGCACTACAAAGAAGAAAGTTAAGCAGCCAAAACTCGAGAATTGATTGGTTACTGGTCACATGGCAATCACTTGGCCGATTTGGCATTCATTTTGCTTATATGGCCAACTAATCGATGATTATTgctattagagatataattaaaaaaatagtattatgaTAATATATTCATTAGTTTGCAATAATTAAAGATAAGAGGGAAGATTAGATTAGAAGCAGTTAATTACATTCTAGAATCAAAGGAATAAGCTAATTAGTGATTGACACATGCATATGTACTTATGTAGTGCCAattatgtatgtatgtatcaTTAAAGTACTAATTAAATCTGATTTAATATCTCTCAAAATAAGGGTATTATACCTACTCCACTACACATAATATGTAATATTATAGCGCGCTGTTTGCCCAGCAAGCTCGAGATAATTAGTATTAAAATGCAAGATATGAAGCTATATTGTTGGATTTGTATTAGAGTAGCGAGAAATTAATGATAATATACATAGGTGTGATATAATTCAGGTAAATTATTGTAATATTTGGTGTCGGCCATGGTTGACCAATTTAGAAACTTGCTGAACCTTTTCTAGTAGGCTTGGTAGTTGAATTCTGTCTAGTGAGTGAGACAGTGATCCACTTCACTTTTCAGGCTCAATTATGAGGTTTGGGAGTTGTTTTAGCGGATGTCACATGCTATATAAAGAGAAGCAGAATGCAATGCAAGCAACAAAACGAAAAGCACTTGAATTATATTCTCTGCTTGTGAATTGTGAATGCAAATTAAGATTTGAGAGAATCGAAGATGGGTGTAAATGATAAGTGTTTGTACTTGGGTTTGGTTCTTTTGAGCACGCTTTGTGCTTTGAGTGGCATTGGTCATGGGAGTTATGTGGATGGTGGCGGTTTTGCTGATCCTAGTCGGTGGAGgtatggtgatgatgataataacTGTGCGTATAGAAGTTGGAGGGGGTGTGGGAGCTTcgttggaggaggaggaggaggaggaggaggaggaggaggaagaggaggagttgaCGGGAGTGGCGAAGGGTTTGGTCATGGGAGCGGTTTTGGTGCAGGGGGAGGCATTGGAAGTCttggtggaggaggaggaggtggtggtggcagtggaggaggtggaggtggagggagagggagaggtgaAGGTAGTGGTTTTGGAGTAGGTGGGGGAAATGGAGGAAGCAGTGGtgggggaggaggaggaggaggtggagaaGGTGGTGGGAGTGGGAGTGGTGCTAACGGTGGACAAGGTCACGGCAGTGGCTATGGTGCTGGTGGAGGAATGGGCGGCATTGGAGGAGGtggaggtggtggtggaggtggaggtgagGGTGGAGGAGGTGGCAGCAATGGAGGCCAAGGTCAAGGAAGTGGTTTTGGTGCAGGTGCAGGCGGAGGGATAGGCGGCATGGGAGGAGGTgcaggaggaggaggtggtggtggtgaaggTGGTGGCAATGGAGGACAAGGTCACGGTAGTGGTTATGGCGCGGGCGCAGGTGCAGGAGTAACCAGCATGGGAGgagtaggaggaggaggaggtggcggtggtggtggtggtggtgaaggaAGTGACAATGGAGGGCAAGGTCATGGTAGCGGTTATGGTGCAGGGGCAGGCATGGGTGTGATGGGAGGAGGAAATGGTGATGGTGAAGGTGGCGGTTATGGACTTGGCGGGGGAAATGGTCATAATAACGGTAATGGGATGGGAATGGGTATTGGAATGGGGATGGGGATgggttttggttttggcattgGAAGCAATCAAGTACGTGTTACCAATCATGGCCCTTAATTGTCATTTATCTCTTCACACATCACATATTGTAATAAATTACTATTTGTTATTCGGTTATTCCAAAATTCCTACTCTTAAGACTCTGCTGCTTCTTTTGCTTTATCTAATTGCAATGAGGTACATGCTCCTACTAAACGTAATCTTATATGGAAAAGTCTatgggccagcaatttttgtgattgttagccatcaataatgatttgatggtgtgagattggtgtgagatttcatccaatggctcacttttctctgctggttacatgctggccaaaattcaataaaactgctggtcCCTAGCATTGCTCGTCTTATATATGCATTAACCTTCATCATGCATGCAGATTTGTAGAACCAAAGTAGTCTGATTTGCTGCCtcatgatttctttttttttttttggtatgatAATGGGGCCTAAGCccaagagaacaaaaacaaaatattacTTAATGATTTTGGGGCAAGGTGACCCCATTAGCATCATCACTCAATAACGGAAGAAGTTTAAAGGGGGAAGAATCTAAGAAGCAAAAAACTTTCTTATACTTAAAAGATAGCATTCCAGTGTATAGAAGAAGTTCAAACTTGCAATAGGAATATCGTGATTAGAGAGATAAGAGAGATGAAGAAAAGGCCATGGAAATTGGAATTCAAACTTATCTATCGCGAGGCTAATCGCTGTGCTGATCGGTTAGCAAGGTCTAATGTGGATAATGAAGAGTTTTGCTTCATGGATCTTCCTCCTGAAGagcttattccacttctaacggAAGATTTGAATGGAAATTTTGTAACCCGTTCTATAGAGTTATGTTATAGTTAGTGTTTTTTGTTCCTTGGGCTTGGCCCCTattttataccaaaaaaaaaaaactttcttaTACTTAATGCTGGTTTGAGCTAACCAATGGACGCATTTATTTGTTTCTCTTCCCACGTGATTGAAGGAGATCTCCTATGGCCTCCTAATCAAAGTCAGGATTTCTCTTAAAACTTGATTATGACAAGTGGTTATTTTAGTGTGATCTTTCAACATCTCATAAACCTTCATTGCATCAACTTCAACAACCACTCTTCGCATTTTCAAGTTAGTAGCCATTCTCAGACCATGTAGAATCCCTTGCAGCTCCGTTTGGACCGCATCCGCATTGCACATTCCCAAATTCGCACGAAAGCCTCCAATCCATTCTCCCTTACTCGATCTCAATAGTCCGCCGCAGCCTGCTTTGCTTGTCCATTCCTGTGCGGCGCCATTGGTGTTAAGTTTGACCCACTCTTATTGTGGTGGTATCCATGATGAGTTCCTTATAATTTTGGTGGGAATATGCTGCATGCTGAAGCTCAAATTTTAA
The sequence above is drawn from the Arachis hypogaea cultivar Tifrunner chromosome 4, arahy.Tifrunner.gnm2.J5K5, whole genome shotgun sequence genome and encodes:
- the LOC112795925 gene encoding uncharacterized protein, with amino-acid sequence MKSEDERVLIIVKSSPTTSMSASSSSSSSSCASFSLASSGEPLSTALSLKAPMVRPYVRSRMPRICWTPDLHRCFLHAIQRLGGVDRATPKMVMQLMNVKGVTISHVKSHLQMYRSVKQEEMKQAERKKKITASKELLLLSSLSSPSIKPLRWTGQQSLLQGSYGISYYTEEFARTRLQDLWNEQQQQESQNYAKLGSKQSTIVCKENDEQKTHTYIIFRDILTPHTAQGNNKDGGGRKVSSSEEIGTSSRFEDRSEKGKRVRVCDEGKNNMASLSQMMSPVRNDISLELKLSLSHHHHMP